In Alteracholeplasma palmae J233, a single genomic region encodes these proteins:
- the plsY gene encoding glycerol-3-phosphate 1-O-acyltransferase PlsY, translating to MTIFYIVLLMIFSYLLGSIPFGLVVGKLFKKIDIREHGSKNVGSTNAVRVLGFKWGVLTFIFDCLKGALPILIVKYFIGDTNLYVLGSVNVIIMYGAASVIGHIYPIYIGFKGGKAVATSVGAVIAISPIIGVSGILIFFLIVWITKYASIASMIASVSVGVALWVDTVWLTIFIDAGPNNNSLQYNLVNLILVSVLVCMILYKHRKNFIKLLKGTENKFGSKKDK from the coding sequence ATGACAATTTTTTATATAGTACTTTTAATGATTTTTTCTTATTTATTAGGTTCTATTCCCTTTGGACTAGTAGTTGGTAAATTATTTAAAAAAATTGATATTAGAGAACACGGTTCTAAAAATGTAGGATCTACTAATGCAGTTAGAGTTTTAGGTTTTAAGTGGGGCGTATTAACTTTTATATTTGACTGTTTAAAAGGTGCATTGCCTATTTTAATCGTAAAATATTTTATTGGTGATACTAATTTATATGTTCTAGGTAGTGTTAACGTGATTATTATGTATGGTGCAGCTTCAGTGATTGGCCATATTTATCCAATTTATATTGGTTTTAAAGGTGGAAAAGCGGTTGCTACTTCTGTTGGTGCTGTTATTGCTATTTCTCCGATTATTGGTGTAAGCGGTATTCTTATCTTCTTTTTAATTGTTTGGATTACCAAATATGCATCCATTGCTTCTATGATAGCATCTGTTTCAGTTGGCGTTGCATTATGGGTAGATACAGTTTGGTTAACGATATTTATTGATGCTGGTCCTAATAATAATTCTTTACAGTATAATTTAGTTAATCTAATTTTAGTTTCTGTTTTAGTTTGTATGATTTTATATAAGCATAGAAAAAACTTTATTAAGTTACTTAAAGGTACTGAAAATAAATTTGGTTCAAAAAAAGATAAATAG
- a CDS encoding DUF1294 domain-containing protein, translating to MEIVVIGYIILWFLLSIFTYILYRNDKKKSIKGKWRTKEKTLLLASFLLGSIGGLLALYKLRHKNKHWYFKWVNWLSFILHLGILGLLVYLTYK from the coding sequence ATGGAAATAGTAGTTATTGGATATATTATCTTATGGTTTTTATTATCTATTTTTACTTATATTCTTTATAGAAATGATAAGAAAAAATCTATTAAAGGAAAATGGAGAACAAAAGAAAAGACTCTATTATTAGCATCTTTTTTATTAGGTTCAATAGGTGGGTTATTAGCCCTTTATAAACTTAGACATAAAAATAAACATTGGTATTTTAAATGGGTCAATTGGTTATCATTTATTTTGCATTTAGGAATTTTAGGTTTACTTGTTTACCTAACATATAAATAA
- a CDS encoding NAD(P)H-dependent oxidoreductase, with amino-acid sequence MKTLIVYAHPWDGSFNHHVLGQVKELLAKKNHEIDVIDLNKDGFNPVMRPEDLKVFVKGEYADEKAADYVKRVKEADELVFIFPIWWYGEPAILKGFYDKVFLKGQVYGEVDHQLKGLLKSERATIITTANIDKKIFSFLGDPIQNVLANGILRTVGINNVTWIHCPTVHVEESRNNFLAEINTHFNK; translated from the coding sequence ATGAAAACATTAATCGTATATGCACATCCATGGGATGGAAGTTTTAATCATCATGTGTTAGGACAAGTAAAAGAATTACTTGCAAAAAAGAACCATGAAATAGATGTAATAGATTTAAATAAAGACGGATTTAATCCAGTAATGAGACCTGAAGATTTAAAGGTTTTTGTTAAAGGTGAATATGCAGATGAAAAAGCAGCTGACTACGTAAAAAGAGTCAAAGAAGCTGATGAATTAGTATTTATTTTCCCAATTTGGTGGTATGGTGAACCAGCTATTCTTAAAGGATTCTATGATAAAGTATTCTTAAAAGGACAAGTATATGGTGAAGTAGATCATCAATTAAAAGGATTATTAAAATCTGAAAGAGCAACTATTATTACAACTGCTAATATTGATAAAAAAATATTCTCATTCCTTGGCGATCCAATCCAAAATGTATTGGCTAATGGAATTTTAAGAACTGTAGGAATTAACAATGTTACTTGGATTCACTGCCCAACAGTACATGTTGAAGAATCAAGAAACAACTTCTTAGCAGAAATTAATACACACTTTAATAAATAA
- a CDS encoding mechanosensitive ion channel family protein translates to MSLVNQLRETITNFIRSVVQNESITTLLTSIVMIIFWLLVASLLILLTRVFVKKTKKTKETKESITVKRLIANMIRALFVFWITIMILQEVGIDIMPVLAGAGVLAFAVGFGAQELIKDVISGCFLIVEKTFRLGDLVEINGVKGFITDIGIRTTKITTWKNDVITINNGDIKMVLNSSLNTSLAVVDFKVSSDFDVNSIESEQFAQFLAQFKETHPEVLEIPNKAVITSILDEGITLRITAKTNTLKNGSIENELRKALLDYFNKEKLSIKKTIFVNVNDRRDIQN, encoded by the coding sequence ATGAGTTTAGTTAATCAATTAAGAGAAACAATCACCAATTTTATTAGAAGCGTTGTTCAAAACGAGTCTATCACAACACTTTTAACATCCATTGTAATGATCATATTTTGGCTTTTAGTAGCCTCATTACTGATTCTTTTAACTAGGGTTTTTGTTAAGAAAACTAAAAAGACAAAAGAAACAAAAGAGTCAATTACGGTAAAAAGACTGATTGCAAATATGATTAGAGCTCTTTTTGTCTTTTGGATTACTATTATGATTTTACAAGAAGTTGGAATCGATATTATGCCGGTTTTAGCAGGTGCTGGAGTATTAGCCTTTGCCGTTGGCTTTGGTGCTCAAGAACTCATTAAAGATGTCATTAGTGGATGTTTTTTAATTGTTGAAAAAACATTTAGATTAGGTGATTTAGTAGAAATTAATGGAGTTAAAGGGTTTATTACAGATATAGGTATTAGAACAACTAAAATTACTACATGGAAAAACGATGTCATCACGATTAACAATGGTGATATCAAAATGGTTCTTAATTCTAGTTTGAATACATCGCTTGCTGTAGTAGACTTTAAAGTATCAAGTGACTTTGATGTTAATTCAATTGAAAGTGAACAATTTGCTCAGTTTCTAGCTCAATTTAAAGAAACGCACCCAGAAGTATTAGAAATACCTAATAAGGCAGTGATTACTTCAATTTTAGATGAAGGTATAACCTTGCGTATTACAGCTAAAACAAATACTTTGAAAAATGGAAGTATAGAAAATGAATTGAGAAAAGCTTTACTTGACTACTTTAACAAAGAAAAACTTTCAATCAAGAAAACAATTTTTGTTAATGTAAACGACAGAAGAGACATTCAAAACTAA
- a CDS encoding alpha/beta hydrolase, with translation MKKIFKFFIRFFIIILVLTTGIFIFSYVSVYPSVWLTRMAFSQGKYTEHDDIELISSEVYVSKDYDYESISSKNQFNIISPIENQKRYPTVIWVHGGAFVSGDKSGNESYLKVLAHKGYTIINLNYQYAPKAKYPMPIIQVSEVYQHLEKNIDLYPMVDLNQIILGGDSAGAHIIAQFALIQTNPKYEALVNINKVMNKEQIKSILLYCGPYDFGLLKELLNPIGTSILGQIIPFLSRRIGAAYLGDMKWDKNEKWDVLTIKNYVTKDFPKTFITDAKDYSFEEQGKQLAKVLEEKGVLVTKVFYDANLAHEYQFNLGTKNEDGNNYALMTFNQVIKFLEE, from the coding sequence ATGAAGAAAATATTTAAATTTTTTATCCGTTTTTTCATCATCATCTTGGTCTTAACAACAGGAATTTTTATTTTTTCATATGTATCAGTTTATCCTTCAGTTTGGCTGACTAGAATGGCGTTTAGTCAAGGAAAGTATACTGAGCATGATGATATTGAGTTGATTTCAAGTGAAGTCTATGTTTCTAAGGATTATGATTATGAATCGATTAGTTCTAAAAATCAATTTAACATCATAAGCCCTATAGAAAATCAAAAGAGGTATCCAACAGTTATTTGGGTACATGGCGGAGCATTTGTTTCAGGAGATAAATCAGGAAATGAATCCTATTTAAAAGTTTTAGCCCATAAGGGATATACAATTATTAATTTAAACTATCAATATGCTCCAAAAGCTAAGTATCCCATGCCTATTATTCAAGTATCTGAAGTTTATCAACATTTAGAAAAAAATATTGACCTTTATCCAATGGTTGATTTAAATCAAATCATACTAGGCGGAGATTCTGCAGGGGCTCATATTATTGCCCAATTTGCACTTATTCAAACAAACCCAAAATATGAAGCATTAGTAAATATTAATAAAGTCATGAATAAAGAACAAATTAAATCTATTTTACTTTATTGTGGACCTTATGATTTTGGGTTATTAAAAGAACTTTTAAATCCAATAGGCACATCAATTCTTGGTCAGATAATACCATTTCTATCAAGAAGAATAGGTGCTGCATATTTAGGAGACATGAAATGGGATAAAAATGAAAAGTGGGATGTCCTAACGATAAAAAATTATGTTACAAAGGATTTTCCTAAAACATTTATCACAGATGCTAAAGATTACTCTTTTGAAGAACAAGGGAAACAACTAGCAAAAGTTTTAGAAGAAAAAGGAGTTTTAGTTACAAAAGTATTTTATGATGCTAATCTTGCACACGAATATCAGTTTAACTTAGGAACAAAGAATGAAGATGGCAATAACTATGCTCTTATGACATTTAATCAAGTCATCAAATTTTTAGAAGAATAG
- a CDS encoding pseudouridine synthase, with the protein MLKAIFDNSISVKNQNLIEHDKKESVRLNKYISDSGIVSRREADRLIIQKKVKINGKIAETGMQVLPSDIVTLDNKVISVKNKKVYLALNKPEGIVCITDTTIKNNIITFMDYKETIFPIGRLDKDSCGLILLTNDGDIVNKILRSENNHDKEYYVEVDRAFDDDFVLKMESGVTIYNPVTHKNQKTLPSKVKRVSHKAFHLTINQGLNLQIRRMCKALGYHVNFLERIRIMNIHLKDLKKGHYRLLTEDELKDLNSSINYK; encoded by the coding sequence ATGTTAAAAGCTATTTTTGATAATAGTATTTCAGTTAAAAATCAAAATTTAATAGAGCACGATAAAAAAGAGTCTGTTCGCTTAAACAAATATATATCAGATAGTGGTATTGTTTCTAGACGTGAAGCAGATCGTTTAATTATACAAAAGAAAGTTAAAATTAATGGTAAAATTGCTGAAACCGGTATGCAAGTACTTCCTTCTGATATTGTTACATTAGATAATAAAGTAATTTCTGTAAAAAATAAAAAGGTTTATTTAGCATTAAACAAGCCTGAAGGCATAGTTTGTATAACTGATACAACCATAAAAAATAATATCATTACATTTATGGATTACAAAGAAACTATTTTCCCAATTGGCAGATTAGATAAAGATTCTTGTGGACTTATTCTACTTACTAATGACGGTGATATTGTTAATAAAATATTAAGATCAGAAAATAATCATGATAAGGAATATTATGTAGAAGTGGATCGAGCATTTGATGATGATTTTGTTTTAAAAATGGAATCAGGTGTCACTATTTATAATCCTGTTACACATAAAAATCAAAAGACACTTCCTTCAAAAGTTAAAAGGGTATCTCATAAAGCCTTTCATCTTACCATTAATCAAGGTCTTAATTTACAAATACGAAGAATGTGTAAAGCATTAGGATATCATGTTAATTTTCTTGAACGTATTAGAATCATGAATATTCATCTGAAAGATTTAAAAAAAGGTCATTACAGACTTTTAACAGAAGACGAACTCAAAGACTTAAATTCATCTATTAACTATAAATAA
- a CDS encoding heavy metal translocating P-type ATPase, with translation MSHKEKHLHHKHHHKEHDHEEHDHHHGGKLNIILYFIGLLTFVIALFINHSTIQMVLYLVTFVLSGYHVMSEGIIDTFKDTFKKRRLHPNVHLLMTLAAIGAIIIKEYREAALLILIFAGAHMLEDYAEGRSKKEITNLLKLNPTTARLIEKDDSIKIVDVSELKIGDRLQVLNGDQIPTDGLIIKGEAFIDEASITGESIPVLKTKDDFVFGSTINGDKTFEMEVTKDSSETVFAKIVALVSQTQTNVSKTAAFIKRLEPIYVTIILILTPLFYLMGYYLLNWQNDAFYRTMVFLIGASPCALAATDIPATLSAISNLAKRGVLFKGGSYLSNLSEVKAVAFDKTGTLTEGKPVVTNFYFKDDALDQNKLISILVAMEKKSNHPLAQAIIKYFNSEDKLNIEVENIIGVGIETTYLNKKYKIGKPSSYDNISENLKRETEKYEYEGKTVVYLGENNEVVMLIAIQDIPKESSIKAIQYFNQENIHTVMLTGDAIKTGEAIGRKLAISEVKGNILPEDKANVINELKKNYHMVAMLGDGVNDAPALVSADIGIAMGSGTDIAIDVADAVLMQNDLEKFVYTHQVAKKLRRVVWQNIIFAMFVVVFLIVMNIVGLMELPIAVLIHEGSTLVVILSGLRMLLPLRSRK, from the coding sequence ATGAGTCATAAAGAAAAACATTTACATCATAAACACCATCATAAAGAACATGATCATGAAGAACACGATCATCATCATGGTGGTAAATTAAACATTATTTTATATTTTATTGGATTATTAACTTTTGTTATAGCTCTATTTATCAACCATTCAACTATTCAAATGGTACTTTATCTAGTTACTTTTGTATTATCAGGATATCATGTTATGTCAGAAGGAATTATAGATACATTCAAAGATACATTTAAAAAAAGAAGACTTCATCCTAATGTACACTTATTGATGACTTTAGCAGCGATTGGAGCTATTATCATTAAAGAGTATAGAGAAGCAGCCCTACTTATTTTAATTTTTGCAGGGGCTCATATGTTAGAAGACTATGCAGAAGGAAGAAGTAAAAAAGAGATTACTAATTTACTGAAATTAAACCCAACAACTGCTAGATTAATTGAAAAAGATGATAGCATTAAAATTGTTGATGTGAGTGAATTAAAAATTGGAGATAGATTACAAGTTTTAAATGGCGATCAAATTCCAACGGATGGTCTCATTATAAAAGGGGAAGCATTTATAGATGAAGCTTCTATCACAGGTGAAAGTATTCCTGTTTTAAAAACTAAAGATGACTTTGTCTTTGGTAGTACAATTAATGGCGACAAGACATTTGAAATGGAAGTAACTAAAGATAGTAGTGAAACAGTATTTGCAAAAATAGTTGCCTTAGTGTCACAAACGCAAACCAATGTTTCTAAAACAGCAGCTTTTATTAAAAGGTTAGAACCTATCTATGTAACAATTATTTTAATACTTACCCCACTTTTCTATTTAATGGGTTATTATCTTTTAAATTGGCAAAATGATGCATTTTACAGAACCATGGTTTTTTTGATAGGTGCTTCGCCATGTGCGCTTGCTGCAACTGACATTCCGGCAACCCTATCAGCAATCTCTAATCTTGCTAAAAGAGGGGTTTTATTTAAAGGTGGTTCTTATTTATCTAATCTATCTGAAGTAAAAGCGGTTGCTTTTGATAAAACAGGAACATTAACAGAAGGAAAACCAGTTGTCACAAACTTTTATTTTAAAGATGATGCATTAGATCAAAATAAACTGATTAGTATTTTAGTTGCAATGGAAAAAAAATCAAACCATCCACTTGCACAAGCAATTATTAAATATTTTAATTCAGAGGATAAACTGAATATTGAAGTTGAAAATATTATTGGAGTAGGAATTGAAACTACATACCTAAATAAAAAGTATAAAATAGGTAAACCGAGTTCATATGATAACATTTCAGAAAACTTAAAAAGAGAAACTGAAAAATATGAATATGAAGGAAAAACAGTTGTTTATTTGGGAGAAAACAATGAAGTTGTGATGTTAATAGCTATTCAAGATATACCAAAAGAATCTTCTATTAAAGCAATTCAATACTTTAATCAAGAAAACATTCATACAGTGATGCTTACAGGAGATGCAATTAAAACAGGGGAAGCCATTGGTAGAAAATTAGCTATTAGTGAAGTTAAAGGCAATATTTTGCCAGAAGATAAAGCAAATGTCATCAACGAACTTAAAAAAAACTATCATATGGTTGCAATGCTAGGCGATGGTGTCAATGATGCCCCTGCTTTAGTATCTGCTGATATTGGGATTGCTATGGGTAGTGGAACAGATATTGCCATTGATGTTGCTGATGCAGTTTTAATGCAAAATGATTTAGAAAAATTTGTTTACACGCATCAGGTAGCGAAAAAACTGAGAAGAGTAGTATGGCAAAATATTATATTTGCTATGTTCGTAGTTGTCTTTTTAATAGTTATGAATATCGTTGGACTTATGGAACTACCTATTGCCGTTTTAATTCATGAAGGTAGTACCCTAGTAGTGATCTTAAGTGGATTAAGAATGCTGTTACCACTTAGAAGTAGAAAATAA
- a CDS encoding ArsR/SmtB family transcription factor, whose amino-acid sequence MIDKTENIKMNLLNDKTTSKVSQFFKAIADPTRIKILFALKNGPLSVNELTSVMVMTQSAVSHQLRVLKDSNLVINKKIGKEVYYRLADDHVHVIFNQAIEHVGEWVI is encoded by the coding sequence ATGATTGATAAAACAGAAAACATTAAGATGAATTTATTAAATGACAAAACAACTTCAAAAGTAAGTCAATTTTTTAAAGCAATTGCAGATCCTACGAGAATTAAGATTTTATTTGCATTAAAAAATGGACCATTAAGCGTCAATGAATTAACAAGTGTAATGGTTATGACACAAAGTGCAGTTTCGCATCAATTAAGAGTCTTAAAAGATTCAAATTTGGTGATTAATAAAAAAATAGGAAAGGAAGTCTACTATAGATTAGCAGATGATCATGTGCATGTAATATTTAATCAAGCAATCGAACACGTAGGCGAATGGGTCATATAA